The stretch of DNA AGATAGAATCAGGAGGCGAATTTGGGTGTAAAAATAAATTAGCCCAAAATTTAGCAAAACTGAGTATTATCTCTACTAAACACTTGGTACAGTTTTTTGGAATGAGGAGTGTAGTTTAGATGCCATTAGTTACATTAACAGCTGGAAATGATAAAGCCCCACCCCCGGCTATAGCCCCTGGTGATACAATTCTTGGTTTAGCAGGTAACGATACGATTACTGCCTCTGGAAACACCGAAGTTGGTGGTAATACAGGCAATGATAGTTTGCTCGGCGGTGGACCTGGTGATACCCTCTATGGAGGCAAGGGTAACGACTATATCAAGAGTGGTGCTGGTACTAGCTTCTTATCTGGAGATGATGGTGATGACACCGTAATTGCCATTTTTGCTGACACCATTTTAGGTGGTGCAGGTAAGGACAGTTTAGTTGCACAGGCGAAGTCTTTAGTTTATGGAAATGAAGACGCTGACATCCTCATCTCTGCTGTAGGTGCAACCCTGTATGGTGGTCAAGGCAATGACACCATTGAAGGTAAGGGTACTGGTTACTTGTCTGGTGATAAGGGCAATGACTCTATAGTTGGAGCTTCTGGCGACACCATTCTTGGTAGAGAAGATAATGACGTTCTTATTTCCAAGGGAGCTACTGCCGTTTATGGTAACGAAGGAAGTGACACCTTAACAGTAGATGCAACCACTGGTGGTGCAAATGTGAGCCTCTATGGTGGTCAAGGAGATGACAGCCTAGTAGGAAATCAAGGTGGTGCCATCCTTTCAGGAGATAAAGGAAGCGATATCCTGATCGCTTCTCCTACGGGTACCAAGAATGATACGCTGATTGGTGGTGACGGTGGTGATAGTCTTCAGGGTGGCGAGTCTGGGGATATTTTGATCGGTGGTGCTGATTCAATACCTGGACAGGATACTACCACTGGTAATGACTTAATCAATGGAAAAAATGGTGCTGACACGATTATTGCTGGCGGTGGCGGCAGTGTCGTCTCAGGCGCGGGAGGCAATGATTCTATCATAGGTGGAGCAGGTGCTGACAGCGTTCTTGGTGGTGATCAAGAGGATGTCATAACAGGTGAGGCTGGAAGTGACACTCTAATAGGTTGGAGAGAGAAAGATATCTTAACTGGTGGTGAAGGTGCTGACTACTTCATTTATGTTGGTGGTACTTTTGTAACTTCTGCATTCTTTTCTGACGCTAATGGTATAAGTCCAATCACTAATCTCAATGAGCTAGGAATAGATGGAGCAGCAGACAGCATCACAGATTTCGAGGTAGGAGTAGATAAGATTGTCCTCGATGGTCAAGGTACTTCTGCAATTGGTTTTACAAATAGCCCTGGTATATTTGCAGGATTGTCTACGAGCCAGACACCAGGCGTGGCAATAGTCACTTCTGACGATCAAAGAGCCCAAGTCACAGGTAGCTTAATCTACAGTTTGCAAAGTGGGAAACTTTGGTACGATGATAGTCCGGCTGCTGGTCAGGGTACCCAAACACACTTCCTTACGTTGCAACCTGGTTTAACTAACCTATCTTCTCAAGACTTCCTGATTGTCTAAAAAGTTTTGAAATAAATTAAGCTCGCTACAATTTAGCAGCTTTATAACCCGTCTTAACTGACGGGTTTTTTGTTTTTTGGTCAATAGATTAAGGAATGGGTAGAAAGGTAATTCGATCTTGATATTCGGTTTCAAAAGAGTATTTAGCAGAGGGTTAACATTCTCATCAATGAGATATTGAATTGCCATCTCTATTTTTGTGCTTTTTGCATAGCTTTAATTTCCATCAATCTCTTCACTGCGGGGTGAGGATTTTTCCGTTGTTCTTCTCGCATTTGATGACTCCACTCTAGCCATTCAGAGATGTATTGACTGACTTTTTCTTTTTCGTGATGGTAATAGAGAATTGTGGCATAAACCTGTTCTAAAGTTACGGTGGGGTGGTAGATTTGCGCGATTTCCTCTGGAGTACGGGCGCGGTAGATATATTCATATAAAATAGTTTCGATACCGACTCGCGTACCTTTTAAACGAATGTCGTCGGGGGCTAAAAAATTAAAGTAGTCTTCTAATTGCATAAAGTTTCTCCTATTTATATTCTGTAATACCGATTCTCTATGAAGATGCGCTTAATTAACCCCACCCCAAACCCCTCCCCGTCTACGGAGAGGGGCTATGATTTAAGCGCAATTTTACAGAGAATTGGTATAAGGTGCGTCAGACATTTTAATCTTAGCCGAGTTACAACAAATTCAAGGTGCTGACACACCCTACAAACTGAAGCGCAACAACGTGCTATTTACCGATAAAACAAGTAACGAAATCCAATGAGTAACAAAAAGATGCCGTAAAGCTTTTTCATTAAGGCGCTACTGATGTATGGTTGATTAGCAAATATTGCGCCGAACAAGTTACCAACTACTAACCCAGCGGCAATTATTATTGCGTGTTTAATATTTAAGTTACCATTGCGGTAATAGACGATCGCACCTAAAAGACCGATCGGCAAAATTTGTGCTGCAATAGATGTACCAGTAGCAAATTTTTGATCCATCCCCATTAATAACACCATTGCTGGCACCATAATTGCACCGCCACCAATGCCAAACATCCCACCCGCAACACCAGCAGCTAAACCGATTAACAATAACTGAAATAGTACAGGCATAAAATCATTGAGAATTACTTAACAGATAGTAGAATAATTTCCTGTTATCAACAAGGTGTGACGGTTGAAACCGCAACTACATAAACCAAGTCCGCCTACACGCACTATAAGCTGTGAAGGGAGATTTTACCAACAAATTCTGGAAGGAAAATTTCCACCACTTTGTACAGAAATTGTCATGATTTCTGCTTCAATTAACCGAGTTTCTTTATTCTTAGAACCAGTACCCGAATTAACTGGATAAGCCGGAAAACAAGCAGCACTTAAACTCAGTCTTAACTGATTTCCAGCAGTAATTTTTATACAAGTTGGTTGCAATTCAATTTTTACAGGTTGAGTTGATTGATTTGGTTGTACGCGCACATAACCTTGAGTAAAGTTGTAAACATTTCCATTACTTCGCACTTCTGATAAAACAGCAGATAAATCGAAACTTGGTTTATCTGCTCTACAATAAATTTCTACAAATACATCTCCTACTATTAATAAATCTTCGGTTAAAGGTGCAGTTGTGTAGGTTAAAACATCTGTACGACAGTCGATCGCAGAACGCTCAAAAGCACCCGCAGGAAACGCTGCATGACCACCCAAAGCGGGTACAGGTCGCCAAGGGTCGTGAATGAAGGTGTCGGAGACTGAGGAAATTTCTGCGATCGTTCCCCCCTCCCCGTTGCGGGTAGGGGTCGGGGGTGGGGTTAATTTCCCGGCATCTTCCCGCATACTTGCTAAACCGTTACTTTGCAAAAAATAGGATGTTTTACTATTATTAGGCCAATGCTGAAAACATTTCCAGTGATTACTGCCCATTTCAAATAATGAGATAGATGGTTCATTGGTTATGCCTGTATCAATACCTTTCAAAAAGCGATCGAACCAGCGAATTTGTAATTCATCAATAGGGTTTGCTGCTGCTAAACCATAATCTATTGAGCCAACTTTTCTTCCCCAAGGAAGATGCGCCCAAGGGCCGATTAAAAGGTATTGTAAAAAGTGGCTACGCGATGCCATTTCCTTATATAAATTGACGGTTCCTCTCAGGAAAGTATCAAACCAACCGCCAACGTGCAATATGGGTAAATCGATATTTTTTAAATAGGTTTTTGGTGAAAGTTTTTCCCAATATTCGTTAGGTCGATCGTGTTCTATCCATTCATGATAAAAAGAGTCGGGAGCATATTTTTGTATTATTTCTGGATAGGCGGGTATTGTGTCAAATAATGGTAAGTTCCGCGAGGCGGCATAAAGAATTTGAAATGCTTGTTCATCATTTTTTAATCGGGCGGTTTCGGCGGCAATTTGAATTGCCCAACTGAGATTAGCTTGTAAGCAAAATGCCCCTCCTTCATAAGCCCAATCATGATATAAATCATAGCCAATCATTGCTGG from Phormidium ambiguum IAM M-71 encodes:
- a CDS encoding DUF433 domain-containing protein, yielding MQLEDYFNFLAPDDIRLKGTRVGIETILYEYIYRARTPEEIAQIYHPTVTLEQVYATILYYHHEKEKVSQYISEWLEWSHQMREEQRKNPHPAVKRLMEIKAMQKAQK
- a CDS encoding sulfite exporter TauE/SafE family protein: MPVLFQLLLIGLAAGVAGGMFGIGGGAIMVPAMVLLMGMDQKFATGTSIAAQILPIGLLGAIVYYRNGNLNIKHAIIIAAGLVVGNLFGAIFANQPYISSALMKKLYGIFLLLIGFRYLFYR
- a CDS encoding calcium-binding protein, whose translation is MPLVTLTAGNDKAPPPAIAPGDTILGLAGNDTITASGNTEVGGNTGNDSLLGGGPGDTLYGGKGNDYIKSGAGTSFLSGDDGDDTVIAIFADTILGGAGKDSLVAQAKSLVYGNEDADILISAVGATLYGGQGNDTIEGKGTGYLSGDKGNDSIVGASGDTILGREDNDVLISKGATAVYGNEGSDTLTVDATTGGANVSLYGGQGDDSLVGNQGGAILSGDKGSDILIASPTGTKNDTLIGGDGGDSLQGGESGDILIGGADSIPGQDTTTGNDLINGKNGADTIIAGGGGSVVSGAGGNDSIIGGAGADSVLGGDQEDVITGEAGSDTLIGWREKDILTGGEGADYFIYVGGTFVTSAFFSDANGISPITNLNELGIDGAADSITDFEVGVDKIVLDGQGTSAIGFTNSPGIFAGLSTSQTPGVAIVTSDDQRAQVTGSLIYSLQSGKLWYDDSPAAGQGTQTHFLTLQPGLTNLSSQDFLIV
- a CDS encoding CocE/NonD family hydrolase produces the protein MKETVSMFTRDGVRLDADVYRPDAEGSFPVLLMRQPYGRSIASTVVYAHPTWYAQQGYIVVIQDVRGRGTSEGEFKLFAHEIADGFDTVNWASQLPGSNGKVGMYGFSYQGMTQLYAAVEKPPALKTICPAMIGYDLYHDWAYEGGAFCLQANLSWAIQIAAETARLKNDEQAFQILYAASRNLPLFDTIPAYPEIIQKYAPDSFYHEWIEHDRPNEYWEKLSPKTYLKNIDLPILHVGGWFDTFLRGTVNLYKEMASRSHFLQYLLIGPWAHLPWGRKVGSIDYGLAAANPIDELQIRWFDRFLKGIDTGITNEPSISLFEMGSNHWKCFQHWPNNSKTSYFLQSNGLASMREDAGKLTPPPTPTRNGEGGTIAEISSVSDTFIHDPWRPVPALGGHAAFPAGAFERSAIDCRTDVLTYTTAPLTEDLLIVGDVFVEIYCRADKPSFDLSAVLSEVRSNGNVYNFTQGYVRVQPNQSTQPVKIELQPTCIKITAGNQLRLSLSAACFPAYPVNSGTGSKNKETRLIEAEIMTISVQSGGNFPSRICW